Part of the Paenibacillus sp. FSL R7-0273 genome is shown below.
TCTGGAGGGAGGAACGACGGTGGCTCTTGTAGGCAAAAGCGGAAGCGGGAAGACTACGCTGGCTTCTCTGCTGCTGGGTCTCTATCAACCCGAATCGGGTGAAATCAGGGTTGACGGAACCCTCATCAGCCGATGCAGCCTGCGATCCCTTCGTCAGGCAGTCAGCACCAACGCACAGGAAACCTTTCTCTTTGCAGGCACACTGCGCGAAAATTTACTTTGGGGAAGCGTTTATCAGGCGGACAAGGCACTGTGGACTGCTTGTGAACAGGCATTCATTTCAGAATACATACGGACACTGCCCGAGGGCTTGGACACCTTGATTGAAGGAGACCGCGGACTGAGAATGTCGGAGGGACAAAAGCAGCGCATATCTCTGGCGCGCTCTTTTTTGCGGCCAGCTCCGATCATTATATACGATGAGGCTACCTCGGCACTCGACGGTGAAGCAGAGAAGGCTGTGCGGGCCCAATGGAATAACCTTGGCGGGAGCAGGACGGCTATTGTTATTGCCCACCGGCTGTCCACGATATTAAGCGCTGACAAGGTAGCGGTCCTGGATAACGGGCGGATCGTTGCTTATGATCATCACTTGCGGCTGTTGTCTGACAGTGAAATCTACCGCCGGCTTTTTTATGAGCAATATGCTGAAAACGGATTGGGGATGAATCATGAAGAAACTGCAGCACAGTATCAGGCTTAAGCTGCATTACATCAAGGCTTTCAAGGCTGAACTGCAGCCCCGCCGTTATGAGCTGGGTATGCTTGCCGGTTTTAAGGTGCTGCTGCTTGGTTTAGGGCTGGTTTCACCTTTACTGTTCAAGCTCCTGATTGACAGGGTTATCGTTCAGCAGGATTTAAAGGCGCTTTGGCTGATTTGTTCCGGTTATGCTGCTGTATATATTATGCAGTCTGCCGTCACGGGCGGACAAACCTTTGTAGGCAACAAATTTACGAATCGTGTGACGTTTGCTGTACGTACAGCTTTATGGGACAGATATCTTAACATGCCGCTCAGTACTTATTGCCAGCTGAACACAGGCGATTTAAAGGGCAGAATAGACCAGGATACGGATGCAGTGGACCGTTTGTTCAAGGTGCAGCTGATGGAATACGCCTATAGCTTTGCATACCTGCTGGCGGGTGCTGCCATGATGGCGGTTTTCAGCTGGAAGCTGGCACTGGTCGCTTTGCTTATGGTGCCTGTCTCCTTCTGGATTACAAGCAAACTTGGTATCCGGGCAAGAGAGGTTTCTACAAGCTACCGGCAGATTTACGGGGAGTATGAAGGATGGCTGCAGCAATCCATCCAAAGCTGGCGGGAAATTAAGATCAACCGGATGGAGAAGCGGAGTTCACTCAAATTCACGGGGTATTGGCATGCGATGAGCAAAGTGTTTTTTCAAAAAGAAATGTACTGGTTTCTCAACCGTGTCCTTCAGGAGTTCAAGGACCTTTTTATTACAAGAATGAATCTGTATTTTCTCGGCGGACTGCTGATCTTCCACGGGGAAATGACGATTGGCGGGCTGCTGGTCTTTATGAAGTATTATGAAATGCTGTTTACGCAATTAAGAGCCATCAACGATTTTGATATGCAGTTTAACGGCGATGTGCCCGGTCTTGAAAAAATCAGCTCCATGCTGGCAGAAACGCCAGATACGAAAAATACAACTAGAGTGAAGCCAGCGGCAGATCAGAATCATCTTCCTGTCCTGCAATTTAAAAACGTTTCTTTCTATTATAATGTTGAAGGTTCCGCTGTGCTGAGGGATATATCCTTTGCTGTTCAACCCGGGGCGAGGATAGCCATTGTCGGCAGGAGCGGCTCCGGTAAAAGCACAATAATCAAATTGATGCTCAGAATCTGTCAGCCTTTTCATGGCAGCATCCAACTGGGCGGGCGTGAGCTACAGCAGATTGGTGAAGCCGAATTGCGTAAATCCTTCGGTGTCGTCATGCAAAATCCGGCCATTTTTAATATGTCTATCCTGGAGAATGTCAAGCTGGCCAGGCCGGCTGCCTCAACAGCGGAAATTAAAGAAGCCTGCAGGCTGGCCGAGATGGAAGAGTATATCGGAAAGCTGACCCATGGCTATGATACAGTGATCGGAGAAAAGGGGGTACAGCTGTCCGGTGGACAAAAGCAGCGGCTTGCCTTGGCCAGAGTGCTGCTGTCGGATGCCAAAATCATTATTTTGGACGAAGCGACCTCTATGCTTGATCATATCACTGAGGCAGCCGTTCATCAGACCTTTGCCAAGCTGCCGTCTGACCGTACCGTAATTATCATTGCCCACCGGCTTTCCTCAGTAATGTACGCGGATGAAATTCTGTTGCTGGACAACGGGCAGATCGCGGATCAGGGCAAGCATCAGAAACTATGGATGGAGAATACCCTCTACCGGCTGCTGTTTGAAAATGGAGCGGGATCAAGCGGTCCCGTTGTAGCGGCTAACCGGACTTAGTGACACAGGCAGCTCTGACGGGCTGCTTTTTTTTGTTGTGATGGTTTATTTAAAAAATGAAGGATTTAACTGCATTGCTGTCGAATATACGGTTCGGATATATGCAGCTGAATTTGTTAATAGTAAATCTGTAAATAAATAATATAGAAGCGAGGAACAGACATGCCATATACCGTTGATTTTAAAGAGGTGTCAACAGCCGGACTGGAGTCATCCCCTGTAGCAGAGGCGCTGGCCGGATTGCGGGCGAATGAAGCACGTTATTTTATGAACAAGTACAAGCATGAATTCACAACCGTACCGGCCGGTGAGAGCCAGGAAGACCTTGACTATGTCAACCGGATCTTGAAGACTGAACGTAATATCGAATTTGCCGCCAAGCCGCTGGAAACCTCAAGCTTTCAGGTAGAAAATATCCGGTTCACCTATGTCTTCTACGAGGATGGCCTTGCTATTAATGTAATGTACACCGTGGATGACCCGAAGAAGCGGGCTTTCGGCTTCAAGCTGTCCGAGGGGATGGACGTGCCTAAAGAGCTGGAGGAGAAGTTCAAATTTGCAAGGCAGAAATCAAAGCTGGCCGGAACGATCCGCGGGTCTTTTTTTGTGATCAAAGGAGAGTACTGAGCAGGGCAGCTTCCACGATTTAACACCGGCTTAACATGCTCCATATCTTCACGTGATATAACAGTAACAATACGTTATAAGAGGAGAAGATTAGATGAAGCTGAGCAAAGAGGAGAAATCATGGATTCTGTATGACTGCGGCAATTCGGCGTATTCGATGGCGGTGACGACGGCGCTGCTGCCGATTGTGTTCGGCATGTTCAACAATGTGGACAGCAGTATGGATTTGGGCTACTTCAATTCCATCGCCAGTATACTGGTGGCCGTACTCAGCCCGATCCTGGGTACGATTGCCGACTACAAGGACCGGAAGAAGCGCTTTTTTATGTTTTTTGCAGCGTTAGGAATTCTGGCTACGGCCTCCCTGGCGTTCGTCTCCCCGGATAGCGGACAGTGGCAGCTGCTGGTTGCCTTTTACATTTTGTCTGCGATCGGGTTCGCCGGGGCCAATATTTTCTACGACTCCTTCCTGGTGGATGTTGCCGCGGATGAGCGCATGGACAAGGTGTCAACGAGAGGCTTTGCGTTCGGGTATATTTTTAGCGTAATTCCGTTCGGGATCAGTCTGCTGCTGATTTTTGTCCTGGGGATGGATAAAGCCATCGGCTACCAGATCGGGTTCATCATTACGGCGCTTTGGTGGGGATTGCTGACAGTGCCGATGATCCGGGATGTGAAGCAGAAATATTACATTGAACCGGAGCCACAGCCTGTTGCCAAAAGCTTTAAACGCTTAGCTGTCACCTTCGCCAATATCCGCCAGCACAAAATCGTGTTCGTCTTCTTGCTAGCCTATTTCTTCTACATTGACGGAGTCGATACGATTATAAAAATGGTAGTACCGTATGCAACCTCCGTGCTTGGTGCCGACGCCATGGACACCTTCACGCTGCTGGGGATTCTGCTCATCATTCAGATTATTGCCTTTCCTTGTGCGATTCTTTACGGTAACCTGGCCAAAAAGTACTCTGCGCGCACCATGATCATCGCCGGTATTTTTACATATATCATTTCCTGTATTGCCGCTTTCTTTATCTCCTCGGTGTGGCATATCTTTGTTCTGGGGGCGCTGATCGGCTCTGCCCAGGGAGGAATTCAGGCACTCAGCCGGTCCTATTTCGCCAAAATCATTCCGAAGGAGAACTCCAATGAGTTCTTCGGCTTCTATAATATTTTCGGTAAATTTGCCGCGATTATCGGGCCTGCCCTGATGGCTCTGACGACTACGCTGACGGGCAATGCGGCCTACAGCATTTTGTCCATTATCCCGCTGTTTCTGATCGGCTTCTTTATCTTCATCACATTACCTAAGGGGAACTAATATGGAACCGAACACGGCGCTTACGCCAAAAGCGAAGCATCTGATCGTCATCTCCTACGATGCCTTTTCGGAGGACAACTGGGAGCTGGCGAGCCGTCAGCCTAATCTGGCTAAATTAATGCAGAGCGGTGCTTACAGCAGCCGTCTGCACAGCGTATATCCGACGCTTACCTATGTCGTTCATACGACTACCGCTACCGGGGTTTATCCGGCCAGGCACGGGATTCATCACAACAATCCGCTGCAGCCGTTCGTCCCGGAGGAGGACCAGCACTGGTTCTGGTTCCGCGAGGCGATTAAGGCTCCGACGATCTATGATGCTGTGCGCAAGCAGGGGATGAGCACTGCAGGATTACTCTGGCCGGTGTCCGGCAAGTCCTCCATTCAATATAATATTCCGGAAATCCGGGCGCTGAAGGGTGAGAATCAGGCGCTCAAGGTGCTCCGCAGCGGCAGCCCGCTGTACTCGATCCAGATGGAGTTAAGGCACGGAAAGCTCAGGCAGGGGATTCAGCAGCCCTATCTGGATGACTTCACCACAAAGTGTGCTGCGGATACAATCAGGCGCAAAAAGCCCAACCTGCTGATGCTGCATCTGATCGATCTCGATGATGCCAAGCACCAGTACGGGACAGACAGCGAGGAAGTGAGGCAGGTTATCCTGCGGATGGACAACAGGCTGGGCGAAATTATGCAGGCTGTCGAGGAGTCCGGGATTAAGGACGATACAGTAATTATGGTGCTCGGGGATCACGGACAGTTCAATGTGCGGTACAAGGTGCATTTGAACAAGCTGCTGCAGGATAAAGGCCTGATCTATGAAGAGAGCGGCGAAAGGAAATGGCGGGCATACTTCCAGTGCGGCGGCGGTTCGGCTTACCTGCATATCCGGCCGGGAGATGCTGAGGCGGAGCAGCTGGCTCTTGAAGCTGTAAAAGAGTACATGGAGGATGCTGCGTCAGGCGTTGAAGAGGTGTATTCGAGAGATAAGCTGGACTCCCTGCATGCCAGTCCGGTCACCAGCTTCATGCTGGAAGCCAGGAAGGGCTACAGCTTTGACGAAAGTATAGACCAGCCGCTGCTGGTGGATCTGGAGGCACACGGTATCCGTTATGCCACCCATGGCTACTCTCCCGATAAAGACGGCTACCGCTGCAACATCGTTGTCTCCGGCAGGCAGATCAGGCATGACTATGCCTTCGGGCCGCTTGAAATGGTTGACATCGCACCGACAATGGGCCGGATTCTGGGTGTTGAGTTTTCTCACGGCGACGGAAGAGTGCTGGAGGAGATATTTACTTAAGCCACATAAGGAACAGGATACGAAGGTTTGAATGGTTGCAGCCTGACGGGATTTAGCCGGCGGGCTGTTTTTGTGCGGAGTGCAGCAGGCGTCTTTATATACGCTTTTACAGGAAATGTTCATTCTATACTATTTACTAAGTCTTATAATCCTAACGGCCTGCTGATTCTCTGCGTTACAATGGCAATGTGGCTAAGTGAGCTTAGGAAGAGAATGACCAGGCAAGAATATAATCCATGCTTAGCCGAATTTGATCGATTGGCTTGTGTGCAGGCCTGCGTTACATTAGGGGTAGCTTTGACGGGACCTACAGAGAGGAAGATTACAAGTGTATACATTTAAAGACTACAAGCAGCCTGAAATCCTCCGCAATCATTTAAAGCTTGGAGGCGCCAATCCGGCTGGAGAGACAATTGATGTAACGAGTTTATATATTACGCGGGACGGCAAGCCGATCATTCCGGTAACAGGCGAATTCCATTATTCCAGATATGCCAGAGAAGACTGGTATGATGAGCTGTGCAAAATGAAAGCAGGCGGTGTAACGCTTGTATCTACGTATGTGTTCTGGATTTACCATGAGGAGATTGAGGGCGTATTCGACTTCTCCGGCGACAATGATGTGCGTGCTTTTATACTGGAGTGCCAGAAGGCCGGCCTGGAGGTTGTCCTGCGGATCGGTCCCTGGGCGCATGGCGAATGCAGAAACGGCGGGTATCCGGATTGGCTGCTTGCGAAGCCGTTCAAGCTGCGCGAGAATAATCCGCAATACCTGGAGAAGGTAACGATCCTGTATGAGAAAATCGCCGAGCAGGTGCAGGGACTCTTTTACAAGGATGGGGGGAATATCATTGCCGTCCAGTTAGAGAATGAGCTGACGAATGATGCCGAGCATCTGGCTAAACTGAAGGAGCTGTCCATAGCGTGCGGAATGATTGCCCCTATTTATACAGTAACGGGCTGGAATGCGGTCTCCGGTGCCAAGATTCCTGTAGACGAAGTGGTTCCTGTATTCGGAGGCTACTGTGAAGCTCCATGGGAGGAGCATATGGACCCGCTTCCGCCGTCACCCCATTATTTCTTTACCGGGATGCGTAACGATACGGGTATAGGGGCAGATCTCCTTCCCCGGGGAAACGAAGAGAATGGTGAATGGCAGCTGCCGTATGAACGGTATCCTTTTGCGACCTGTGAGCTCGGCGGAGGGCTGCAGGTAACCCATCACCGCAGACCGATCATCCGCGAGATGGATATCTACGCCATTTCACTTGTAAAGCTTGGTGACGGCAATAACCTGATCGGTTACTACATGTATCATGGCGGGACGAACCAGATCGGCACACTGTCCACCTTCAATGAGTCAAAGGCAACGGGCTATCCGAACGATTATCCGATACTTTCCTATGATTTTCAGACTGCTCTCTCCGAGTATGGTGAGGTGCGCGGGCAGTACAGGCTGCTGAATCTGCTGCATCTGTTTGTGCAGGACTTTGACCAGACCCTGGCACCTATGACCAGAGTAGAGGCCGAGCATACAGTAAAACGGGAAGATACAGCCTCCTTGCGGTATGTAATGCGTACAGACGGTACAAGCGGATTTGTATTTATCAACCATTACCAGCGGCTGTCGCAGCTTGAAGATATCCGCGGGGCGGTAATTAATACAGGAACCGTCACTTTCCCGCCGATTGATGTTTGCGGAGATGTCAGCTTCTTTATGCCGTTCAAGCTGGAGCTGTCAGGCAATATTCTGGAGTATGCAACGGCCCAGCCGCTGTGCAGACAAGGTGATACCTATTTCTTCGCACAGATTCCGGGAATTGCTGCTGAATATCAGTTTGAGAACGGGCAGGGCTTCACGCCTGAAGCAGGATTAGAGTCCGGATTCCAGTTGAACAGCATTACCGTAATCACGCTCACTTGGGAACAGGCGAAATATTTGCGGAAGCTGGATAATGAGATTTATGTAGGTGACAAGTGTGATCTGTACAAAGCCGATGGCGAAATCAGATCTGCAGCAGCAGGAGACTTCGGGTACTGGCTCTGGAACGGGGCGGGCTTTGAACTGAGTACTGTCCAGAAGCCTTACACAGAGCCTGTCTTCTTGCTTGAAGCGGTTCCACAGCCTCCTTTTGAAGCCAAGTATGCAGAGGAGCTCCATATCGGCGGCGGGCGCAGGATCACCTGGCAGAAAATAACGGTTACAGGCTCCCAAGGCTTCGTTAATCTTGATTATTACGGTGATGCAGCACAGATCTATGCCGATGGGGAATTAGTCGCGGACAGCTACTATTATGGAGAAGTATGGAGAGTGCCGGCCAAGCTGCTGGAGGGAAAAGAGTGTTATCTTGCAGTCTCTGAAATGCGGGATGATTTCTATAGAGAGTTTTAGGTTTAGCTTATGTGATAACAAGCTGCTTCTGTCTGTTGACAGGGGCAGCTTGTTTTATGTGCTCAGCATTACATCCGGTACATCTTATCCAGCTGCTGCTTGCGGTATTGCGACGGGTTGACGCCGAAGCAGCCGGTGAACCGCCGCGAGAAGTAATCGGGAGAATGAAAGAAGCTGGAGGATTAGCAACATGCCTCCATCTAAAAGCAACGCCAAGCCATGGGCTTGGCCCGCAGCCTGTGATTAAATACATACAGGCGCAGCAGATTAAAGGAGCTTTATTCTGCTTAACTGCTTAAATGAAGGGATGATGAACAGATGCAGGGTCAACAGCTGGGACTAACCCCGCCTATGGGATGGAATTCGTGGAACACGTTTACTTGGGATATTAATGAACGGCTGATCCGTGAGGCGGCAGATATATTAGCCTCGGAAGGCTATAAGGAAGCCGGATATGAGTACATTGTAATCGACGACTGCTGGAGTCTGAAGGAGAGGGCTGAAGACGGCAGCCTTGTGGCTGATCCGGATAAATTTCCAGGCGGAATGAAGGCCCTTGCCGATTATATCCATTCCAAGGGGCTGAAATTTGGAATGTATTCCTGTGTGGGAACACATACCTGTGCCGGCTATCCCGGCAGCTTCGAGCATGAGTTCCAGGATGCAGCGCTGCTGGCGGAATGGGGAGTGGATCTATTAAAATACGATTATTGCTTTAAGCCCAGACATGTGTCGGGAGAGCTCCTGTACAAACGGATGAGTCTGGCGCTTAAAAATTGCGGCAGAGATATTCTGTTCTCGGCCTGCAACTGGGGCGAGGACAATGTGTATCACTGGATTCGTGAATCAGGCGCGCACATGTACCGCTCTACGGTTGACATACAGGACAGCTGGGATTCTATCAAAAGCCTGACGCTGTCCCAGCTGGATAAGGCCAGCAGTACAGGTGCCTTTTGCCACAATGATCTGGATATGCTGGTTGTCGGCATGTACGGTACCTCTAACAGCGGCTTTATCGGCGCAGCCATCGGCGGCTGCAATGATATTGAATATAAAACGCATTTTTCACTATGGAGCCTTATGGGCTCTCCGCTGATGATGGGCAATGATATCCGGAAGGCCAGCCGGGCGGCGAAGGATATTCTGATGAACAAGTCTCTGATCGCTATTAATCAGGATATTGAAGGCCGGGGAGCCTACCGGATCAAGCCTGAGCCCCAGTGGTTCCATACAGATGAGGTCTTTATGCTGGTAAAAGTTTTGACTGACGGCGATCTGGCGATAGGCTTCTTTAATCTGAGTGACGGACAAAAGGAAATCTCCCTGCAGTTTTGGGATCTGGGGCTTCCCTATGCTTCCGGCAAAGCATTGTCTTTGTATGATTGCTGGGAGCATAAGGAGCTCGGCGTATTCAAGGAAAGATATGCTCCGGTTGTGGCAGCCCATGATTGTGTAGTTGTACGGGCCAAACTGGTTTAGAGAGAGCCTTGATGAAGAGAACCTGCCTGCGCTGTGATGTCCCGTTACAGTCTGACGATGTAGCCATCTATCTAAAGCTTGTCTCCAGAGCCTCTAAAGATTTTTTGTGCATCGATTGTCTGGGTGCTAAGCTGAACTGCGGCAGGGAGCCTATCGAAAAGCTGATCAACTATTTCAGGGAATCCGGGAATTGTGTTCTTTTCCGTTAATAACGGCAGTGTGCCTGCTTTTGTATTCGGTCGGGTTATATGAAGTTACTTTCTTAAAAACCTTTGAGAAATACAACGGGTCCTCATAGCCAACCGAATAGGCTACCGTTTTGACAGACAGCAGGGTGGTTTTTAATAAATCGCAGGCACGCTGTACCCGAAACGCAGTAAGATAGCCGGAAATGGACATACCGGTCGTATCCTTAAACAGCCGGAACAAATAGCTGCGGTTAATATTAACGAAATCCACCACATGATGAACGGACAAATCCGGATTCCAATAATAGCTTTCAATATACTCCTGTGCTGAAATAACATAGTCTGTTTTATGAACTGCCCGTTCACCCGGAAAATATTCCATATAATAGGTTAGCAATACATGCAGCTTAGCGTTGGAACGTTCTCTTTCAAACGGCTTGTTTCCGTTAGATCCGCTCACATTATACAGAGGCTCCAGATCCTCCGGGGACACGGGGAGTGTTGGAGCATGGGGAGCCAGCCTGGTCATGGACAGCAGATGCAAGGCGGCGGCCCCTTTAAATTCTACCCAGACATACTCCCAGGGCTCCTCCTGATCCGGGTAGTAATATACCTCCATATGCGGGAAAATAATAAAGCTTTCGCCTTTGTGTAAAGTGTAGGTTACGTCGTTTATCTCATAATACCCTTTGCCGTTTACGATATAGTGGAGCGCGTACACATCGCGGATACCCGGCCCCCATGTATGTAAGTTAGGCGCTTTGTAGCCGGTGCCTGTGCATACCGGATTATCGACGTGTGAGAAATAAACAGACTTTTTCTGCTGTGTAATAATCTGCTGCGGATCGTTCATTCCATAGTTCACCTCACTCTAAAATTATGGCATGAAAAAGAGAGAAATGCAGTAAAAATCAGCAAGCTTGAACAAAGTCGCGAAATTTGCGACTTTTTTATTTTATTTACGTATATGTATCTTAATATAGGCTTAAATACGCAAAAAGGAGCGATGCATCTTGAATTTCACAAATGGGGATGGCGGAAATCCGGTACCGGGGCCCAAGCTGCCTGAGATGAAGCCGGGAACGTACAAGAAGATTGGACTGGGGGTAGCTGCAGCAGCCTTGCTGCTGTATCTGGGCTCTACATCATTTTATACCGTACAGGAGCAGGAACGAGCAGCTATACTGACCTTTGGCAAATACACGAATGAATCCTCGGCAGGGCTTCATTTCAAATGGCCTTACCCGATACAGGAAGTCATTACGGTGCCTGCGGAGCTGACCCAGAGAATACATATCGGGTACCGGCAGGAGGCAGATGGTGCAGTAGCCGTTGAAGATGAAGCAATGATGATTACAGGCGATGAGAATATCGTATCTGCAGACGCGGTGGTTCAGTGGAAGATCAGCAATATCCGTGATTATCTGTATAATATTGATGACCCGGAGCATTTCCTGCGTAACTCGGCCAGCTCCTCAATTCGCGCCGTAATCGGTTCCGAGAAGCTGGATTATGCGATTACTGACGGGAAGACCGTAATTCAGGATAAAGTCCGGGAGCTGCTCATTGACCTGCAGAAGAAATACAACACCGGCATTCAGATTATTGATATCAAATTCCAGGATATTGAGCCGCCGAGCGGCCAGGTTGAGGAAGCCTTCCGCGAGGTAACCAATGCCCGGGAAGAGAAGAATACGAAGATTAACAATGCGAAGAAATATGAGAACGATATCATTCCAAAAGCACGCGGTGAAGCGCAGGCGCTGCTCGAGAGAGCCGAAGGGGAGAAGAAATCACGTATCCTTAATGCGCAGGGTGATGTAGCCCAGTTCAATGCGATTTATGCGGAATACACCAACAACCAGAGCGTAACTGAAAGCCGGCTGATTCTGGAGACGCTGGAAACGATTTTACCTAACGCCAAAATCTTTGTAACCAATTCCAATAGTGACACTGTAAATTATTTGCCGCTGAATGAGCTGATGCGCAGTACCCCTGCCAGCCCGTCTGCTTCAGCCGCACCGCAAGGAGGAGCTGCAGAATGAAGAAAAACCAGATTATCGGACTGATATCCACAGTAATTCTATTGATCCTGCTTGCAGGTTCCATGTATGTAGTGAAAGAGGGGGAATACAAGGTTGTCCTCCGGTTCGGAGAAGCGATGCGTACGGTCGAGGAGCCCGGCTTGAAGCTGAAAATTCCTTTTATCGAGAATGTATCGGCTCTTCCTAAATATCAGATGACTTACGAAAGCTCGCCAACCAGTATTTTGACCAAGGACCAGAAGCCGATTGTGGTTGATAATTATACTGTTTGGAGAATTACCAACGCCTCGCAGTTCCTCAGAACGGTACAATCCGTTGGCGGCGGCATCCAGCGTATCGACGAAGCGGTATACAACTCAGTCCGCCGCAAGCTGTCTGAGGTCAATTATGAGAATATTATCAGTGAGGATACCGGACGGGGCAATATTAACGATGAGATCACCAAGGACGTTATTTCCGCTTTGACCCGTGATAACTACGGAATTGAAGTTATTGACGTTCGGATCAAGCGTACCGATCTGCCG
Proteins encoded:
- the hflC gene encoding protease modulator HflC, whose protein sequence is MKKNQIIGLISTVILLILLAGSMYVVKEGEYKVVLRFGEAMRTVEEPGLKLKIPFIENVSALPKYQMTYESSPTSILTKDQKPIVVDNYTVWRITNASQFLRTVQSVGGGIQRIDEAVYNSVRRKLSEVNYENIISEDTGRGNINDEITKDVISALTRDNYGIEVIDVRIKRTDLPEENKQSVYNRMISDRQSIAARYLSEGDEESKKITSKADRTSTELLAQAEADSKKIIAEGEGEAARIYNQAYGKSPEFYNFYRTLQSYVTTLQNEPVIMIPIDSPYAKILLGQ